In Melopsittacus undulatus isolate bMelUnd1 chromosome 6, bMelUnd1.mat.Z, whole genome shotgun sequence, the following proteins share a genomic window:
- the ST6GAL1 gene encoding beta-galactoside alpha-2,6-sialyltransferase 1, giving the protein MVHVNVLKKLMCVLVVILVALTICLWRETRRSYYVPFKTQTDDLQTSEKWNPLKSQGLFREAASELGMISKTWIGNHNKVKDSISGIAEKSKKVTDSVKVWDKDSSSRNLIPRLQKVRKNYLSMNKYNVTYKGKRNAAKLSPEKLLCQLRDRVNVTMIQGSDGPFDTSEWQQYLPGKSLNETVGHLGRCAVVSSAGSLRSSHLGQEIDSHDAVLRFNGAPIKGFQEDVGQKTTIRLMNSQLVTVEKQQFLGEALYNTGILIVWDPAPYHAEIHEWYKKPDYNFFESYKLYRSTHPEQPFYILNPKMQWQLWDILQENSLEEIQPNPPSSGMLGIVIMMTLCDEVDVYEFLPSKRQTDICHYYQRFHDRACTMGAYHPLLFEKNLVKHINQGADDDIYIHGKATLPGFRNVRC; this is encoded by the exons ATGGTTCACGTTAATGTGTTGAAAAAATTAATGTGTGTTCTTGTGGTGATACTGGTAGCGCTGACAATTTGCCTGTGGAGAGAGACGAGAAGAAGCTACTATGTTCCTTTCAAGACTCAGACTGATGATTTACAGACTTCAGAAAAGTGGAACCCACTTAAATCACAGGGCCTTTTCCGTGAAGCAGCCAGTGAACTGGGGATGATATCCAAAACATGGATTGGTAACCACAACAAAGTAAAAGACAGCATCTCTGGAATAGCTGAGAAGTCCAAGAAAGTAACAGACTCTGTGAAGGTATGGGATAAGGACAGTTCATCGAGAAATCTCATACCTAGGCTGCAGAAGGTCAGAAAAAACTACCTGTCCATGAACAAGTACAATGTGACTTACAAGGGGAAGAGGAATGCTGCTAAACtcagcccagagaagctgctctgcCAGCTGCGGGACCGGGTGAACGTCACCATGATACAGGGATCGGATGGTCCTTTTGATACCTCTGAATGGCAGCAATACCTACCAGGGAAAAGCCTCAATGAAACAGTGGGCCACCTGGGTCGCTGTGCTGTCGTGTCCTCAGCAGGGTCTCTGCGATCATCTCATCTGGGACAAGAGATAG ACAGCCATGATGCCGTCTTGCGATTCAACGGGGCTCCTATCAAGGGGTTTCAAGAAGATGTGGGGCAAAAGACAACCATTCGTCTTATGAACTCCCAG CTTGTAACCGTTGAGAAGCAGCAGTTCCTGGGAGAAGCACTATATAACACTGGAATCTTAATTGTCTGGGATCCAGCGCCGTATCATGCAGAAATTCATGAG TGGTACAAGAAACCAGACTACAACTTTTTTGAAAGCTATAAGTTGTATCGCAGCACACATCCAGAGCAGCCCTTCTATATCCTGAATCCGAAAATGCAGTGGCAACTCTGGGATATTCTGCAGGAGAATTCCCTGGAGGAAATTCAGCCTAATCCACCATCATCAGGAATGCTTG GCATTGTGATCATGATGACACTCTGTGATGAAGTGGACGTGTACGAGTTCCTCCCTTCCAAACGGCAGACTGACATTTGCCACTATTACCAGAGGTTTCACGACCGTGCCTGTACCATGGGAGCTTACCACCCCCTCCTGTTTGAGAAAAACTTGGTGAAGCATATAAACCAGGGCGCAGATGATGACATCTATATCCATGGGAAGGCTACTTTGCCTGGTTTCCGAAATGTACGTTGCTAG